From the genome of Candidatus Deferrimicrobium borealis:
AACGATTGGTCCCCACCCCCGTGCCCGGCGTGCCCCCCGAAGACGCCGCGCAGGACGTCCCGCTGCCACGGATCGGTCTCGCCGATCTCCGGGAGCTTCCGGCGAAGGTCCTCCGGAACGTTGTCGAGCCCCGCCCGGCGGACCGCTTCCTGCAGGTCCTTCGGCGGATTCAGGGCGATCACGTCGATCCGGTTCTCCTTCGCGAAGAGGAGCAGGTCCCGGTAGGCGCCGAAGTCGAACCCCCACGTCTCGTACCACTTCGACTCCTTCAGGAATTCGAGCTCCGTGAGCGCTCCCGCGACCCACCGGTCCAGGGCCCCCTGCTGCGGCTCCCGGAACATCTCCATCCCGACGGCGACCTCCCCGGGGAAACGGCGATGGAGCTCGCGGACGACGGTCAGCTCGACCCGCTGGTCGTTCAGGTTGTCGTGCGTCTCCCCCACGCACACCAGGCGCGCGCCGGAGAGCATCTCGACCATTCCGTCGATGGAAAGCCGCAGGCCCGTGGGCAGGTGGAAGATCTCCTCCACCTTCGGCGGGACGGAAGGGGGGTACGGCATCTCCGCGCTCCCGGTCATCGCGTCGCGGTTCGCGGCGCACCCCGCGAGGAGCAGGGCCATGACCAGGGGGATCCGCAGCATCTTCCGGTCGTGGGGCAAGGGTTCCTCCGGGGGGTCCGGTCGGATGCAACCCCCGTCAGGGGGCCTCGTAGCCCACCGATGCGGCGGACTCGCGCACGCAGGACCGGAACCGAACGATGTGCGTGATCATCGGGTCCCTTCCCCTCACGCGCCGGACTGCTTCCGGACGGTTTCCTTCAACTGCTTCGTCATTTCCTCGAAGGAGGATTTCTGGAGGATCCCCGCGAACTGGGACCGGTAGTTGTTCACGAGACTCACCCCCTCGATGACGATGTCGTATACCCGCCACCGGCTCCCGTCCGCAAGGAGTCGGTAGTCCACGGAGAATTCCTGCCCCTGCGGAGTGACGACCGAGGTCTTGACCTCCGCGTACGGCAGGTCCAGCGACTCCTTCCCGAACAGGATCTTCTCCCCCTTGTACCCTTCGATCTTCCCGGCGTAGGAGTTCTCGAGGAGCTCCGTGAACAGTTTCACGAACTCCTGCCGCTCCTGCGGGGTCCGGCTCTTCCAGTGGACGCCCAGGGACCGCCGGGACATCTCCTCGAAGTTGAAGTGGGGGAAGAGCTCTTTCCGGAGCAGGGCGCGGCGCTCCGGCTTCTTCGCGTCCCCCTGCAGGTCGGCCCGCTGGGTGATCGCCAGCCCCCGTTCGATCGCCCCGCGGATCTGCTCCGTGGGCTGTCCGCTCCGGGCGACGCCGGGCGTGCAAAGGGCGATCGCCAGGAGCGCCGCGACCCCCGCGACCCATCCCCGCCCCGATCCCCGCGCCCCCGGGATCACTTCGCGCTCCCGTGGACGAACTGCCCGATGATCCCCTCGAGGTCCACCGCCGATTCGGTTTCCCGGATCTTCCCGCCCGGCGGGATCAGGCGGTCCGACGCCCCCGGGGAGATGCTGATGTACTTGTCCCCGATCAGCCCCCGGGTGCGGACGGAGGCGATCGCGTCCTCCTGCAGGACGATCCCCTTCCGGATCTCCATCCCCACGACCGCCTTGTAGTCCCGGATCGTGATGGAGCCGATCTTGCCGACCTCGACCCCCGCGATCTCGACGCTGGCGCCGGGCCGCAGGCCCGTGACGGAGCTGAATTCCGCGACCACGGGCACGCGGTCGCCCCCGACGACCTCGAGCTTCCCCAGCCGGAGGGAGAGGTACCCCAGGCAGGCGATCCCCGCCAGGAGGAACAGCCCCACCGCCGTTTCGGTTTTTCCCCTCGTCATCCCTTCGCTCCCTCCCTGCTCACATCATCTGCACGGGGCCGGAAATGTCCCCCTCGACCAGCTGACGGACGAAGGGATTGACGGAGTTCTGTATCTCCGACGGGTTCCCCACCTCGACCACCTTTCCGTTGTGGACCACGACGACGTGGTGGCACCAATGGAAGATGTCCGGGATGTCGTGGCTGATCATCACCATCGTGAAATGTTCCTCGTGGTAGGTCCGGCAGATGAGGTTGAGGATGGAGTTCCGGATGATGGGGTCCAGCCCCGTGGTGGGCTCGTCGAACAGGAGGATCTCCGGGTCCATCACCACCGCCCGCGCCAGGGCCGCACGCCGGACCATCCCGCCGGAGAGCTCGTCGGGGAACTTCTCCTCCGCCTCTCCCAGCCCCACGTGCCGGAGGATCCGGCGGACCTTCTCCCGGATCTCCCCTTCGGCCATTCCCGTCTTCTCCCGGAGGGGGAACGCCACGTTTTCGAACACGGTCAGGGAGTCGAACAGGGCCCCGGTCTGGAAGAGCATCCCGAACCGCTTCCGGGCCTCGTAGAGGCCCTGCCGGGACAACCGGTTGATGTCGACCCCGTCCAGGAGCACCTGGCCCCGGTCCGGCTTCATCAGCCCGATCATGTGCTTGAGCAGCAGGGATTTCCCCGCGCCGGAGAGGCCGATGATCGCCGTGATCCGTCCCCCGGGAATCTCGAGATTGGCCCCGTCGAGCACCTTCCTGCCGTCGAGGG
Proteins encoded in this window:
- a CDS encoding ABC transporter substrate-binding protein codes for the protein MIPGARGSGRGWVAGVAALLAIALCTPGVARSGQPTEQIRGAIERGLAITQRADLQGDAKKPERRALLRKELFPHFNFEEMSRRSLGVHWKSRTPQERQEFVKLFTELLENSYAGKIEGYKGEKILFGKESLDLPYAEVKTSVVTPQGQEFSVDYRLLADGSRWRVYDIVIEGVSLVNNYRSQFAGILQKSSFEEMTKQLKETVRKQSGA
- the mlaD gene encoding outer membrane lipid asymmetry maintenance protein MlaD produces the protein MTRGKTETAVGLFLLAGIACLGYLSLRLGKLEVVGGDRVPVVAEFSSVTGLRPGASVEIAGVEVGKIGSITIRDYKAVVGMEIRKGIVLQEDAIASVRTRGLIGDKYISISPGASDRLIPPGGKIRETESAVDLEGIIGQFVHGSAK
- a CDS encoding ATP-binding cassette domain-containing protein; the protein is MLRLVDVEKTLDGRKVLDGANLEIPGGRITAIIGLSGAGKSLLLKHMIGLMKPDRGQVLLDGVDINRLSRQGLYEARKRFGMLFQTGALFDSLTVFENVAFPLREKTGMAEGEIREKVRRILRHVGLGEAEEKFPDELSGGMVRRAALARAVVMDPEILLFDEPTTGLDPIIRNSILNLICRTYHEEHFTMVMISHDIPDIFHWCHHVVVVHNGKVVEVGNPSEIQNSVNPFVRQLVEGDISGPVQMM